Proteins from one Romboutsia sp. CE17 genomic window:
- the spoIIID gene encoding sporulation transcriptional regulator SpoIIID has product MKSHIEERAIIVAKYILEKNTTVRQTAKTFGVSKSTIHKDVTERLEEINPSLAQEVKKVLEKNKSERHIRGGLATKLKYEKENKKDVG; this is encoded by the coding sequence TTGAAATCGCATATAGAGGAAAGAGCCATAATTGTAGCAAAATATATACTAGAGAAAAATACAACTGTTAGACAAACCGCTAAAACTTTTGGAGTAAGTAAGAGTACTATTCATAAAGATGTAACCGAACGATTAGAAGAAATAAACCCATCTCTAGCGCAAGAGGTTAAGAAAGTTTTAGAAAAAAATAAATCAGAAAGACACATCAGAGGAGGATTAGCGACTAAGCTAAAATATGAAAAAGAAAACAAAAAAGATGTAGGTTAA
- the yyaC gene encoding spore protease YyaC: MYLAKVNYKKENVAQVLSLILKDIISENTIVICIGTDRAIGDALGPLIGTMLKNSDFKYPVYGTLDNPIHALNIYESLEEIKNLHPKGEFLAIDACLGSKNSIGNIQVRKGPILPGKGVGKKLPQVGSYSIVGIVDKIDENNRFSFNNVRLSFVLELSETIALSLLLAT; encoded by the coding sequence ATGTATTTAGCTAAAGTAAATTATAAAAAAGAAAATGTAGCACAAGTATTAAGCTTAATACTCAAAGATATAATAAGTGAAAATACTATTGTTATTTGTATAGGAACAGATCGGGCTATAGGCGATGCTCTAGGGCCTTTAATTGGAACTATGCTAAAAAATAGTGATTTTAAATACCCTGTTTACGGTACCTTAGATAATCCTATTCATGCCTTAAATATATATGAGTCACTAGAGGAAATAAAAAATCTCCATCCTAAAGGAGAATTTTTAGCTATTGATGCTTGTCTCGGATCTAAAAATAGTATAGGTAACATACAAGTAAGAAAAGGACCTATTCTGCCTGGTAAAGGTGTTGGAAAAAAACTCCCTCAAGTTGGTAGTTATTCTATAGTAGGTATTGTAGATAAAATCGATGAAAATAATAGGTTTTCATTCAATAATGTCAGACTTAGTTTCGTATTAGAGTTATCCGAAACTATCGCACTCTCACTTCTTTTAGCTACCTAA
- a CDS encoding rod shape-determining protein encodes MARVDIGIDLGTANVIVYVSGKGIVLEEPSVVAIDTRTNSVLAVGEEARRMIGRTPGNIVAIRPLRDGVISDYDVTEKMLKYFVEKVVDKKGFGRFFMPRIMVCVPTGVTEVEKRAVEEATRQAGAREVYIIEEPIAAAIGAGIDISQPHGNMVIDIGGGTTDIAVISLGGAVVSESIKIGGDKFDEAIVRYIKKQKNLLIGERSAEKLKIEIGTAIKTEEEREMKISGRNLVTGLPESMQISSSEILEAINECIEQIVIATRYVLEQTPPELAADISDRGIIMTGGGSLLRGLDKKIEKSTGINVVVAEDTLSCVAKGTGSSLSSLDLLETGGTFKKR; translated from the coding sequence ATGGCTAGAGTTGACATAGGTATAGACTTAGGGACGGCCAACGTAATAGTTTATGTAAGTGGGAAAGGTATAGTTTTAGAAGAACCTTCTGTGGTTGCAATTGATACAAGAACAAATTCAGTGTTAGCAGTAGGTGAAGAAGCAAGAAGAATGATAGGGAGAACACCAGGGAATATAGTAGCTATAAGACCGTTAAGAGACGGTGTAATATCAGACTATGATGTGACGGAAAAAATGTTAAAGTATTTTGTTGAGAAAGTAGTAGATAAAAAAGGTTTCGGAAGATTTTTCATGCCAAGAATAATGGTATGTGTACCAACTGGGGTTACAGAAGTCGAAAAAAGAGCGGTAGAAGAAGCAACAAGACAAGCTGGTGCAAGAGAAGTTTATATAATAGAAGAGCCTATAGCTGCAGCAATAGGAGCTGGAATAGATATATCTCAACCACATGGTAATATGGTTATTGATATTGGTGGAGGAACTACTGATATAGCTGTTATATCATTAGGAGGAGCTGTTGTTAGTGAATCTATAAAAATAGGTGGAGATAAATTTGATGAAGCTATAGTTAGATATATTAAAAAGCAAAAGAATCTTTTAATTGGAGAAAGAAGTGCAGAAAAGTTAAAGATAGAAATAGGTACAGCTATTAAAACTGAAGAAGAAAGAGAAATGAAAATAAGCGGAAGAAACTTAGTTACAGGTCTTCCAGAGTCAATGCAAATATCATCTTCAGAAATTTTAGAAGCTATAAATGAGTGCATAGAGCAAATAGTTATTGCTACACGTTATGTATTAGAGCAAACGCCTCCAGAGTTAGCAGCGGATATAAGTGATAGAGGTATTATAATGACTGGCGGAGGGTCTTTATTAAGAGGATTAGATAAAAAGATCGAAAAAAGTACAGGTATTAATGTAGTAGTTGCAGAAGATACTTTATCTTGTGTAGCTAAAGGAACAGGAAGTTCATTAAGTTCTTTAGATTTATTAGAGACAGGTGGAACATTCAAGAAAAGATAA
- the recD2 gene encoding SF1B family DNA helicase RecD2, whose amino-acid sequence MERLEGTISDIVFKNEDNGYTIAHLANSMDEVVIVGCMPTLSVGESIEVEGKWVNHKTYGTQFEVSKFMPVTPTSVEGIYSYLASGMIHGIGEKMAKRIIDKFGVNTLDIIQKNPERLEEVEGIGGKKLKQIVKSYEENRELRNIIIELSPYGITPNYCLKIYKKYKNKSIDIINKNPYRLAEDIRGIGFKIADEIASKIGIDKYSDDRICQGILYALNQSLSSGHTYLPKGLLIQESRKILDVDESMIDNCIMSLAYDQKIHIELMNNQQLIYLMPYYMSENGVCKQIIKLSQCEFDDLNINIDEEIRYIEEEENIKLAKNQILAVKEAINTGVLVVTGGPGTGKTTTINTIIKVFENNKKKVVLAAPTGRAAKRMSETSQREAKTIHRLLEMGFATDSDDLMFLKNEEDPINADVVILDEVSMVDILLMYSLLRAIKPGTRVILVGDSDQLPSVGAGNVLKDIIDSDVINVVKLNEIFRQAQESMIVVNAHKINKGEPLYLNVKGKDFFFIRKNTNEEILEEIVEIVSKRLPNFYKFDKMKDIQVLASMRKGDVGVTNLNMALQKSLNKPEKFKVEENFAKRTFRVGDKVMQIKNNYTKKWESEDRRDSGEGIYNGDIGYIYHIDKENKKVYVLFDQIKIVEYTYDELDELDHSFCTTIHKSQGSEFPAVVIPITWAPPMLLSRNLLYTAVTRAKKLVVLVGDVKYLEYMIKNNRTNDRYSNLSNKLNKFKQEGLLLK is encoded by the coding sequence ATGGAAAGATTAGAAGGAACGATAAGTGATATTGTATTTAAAAATGAAGATAATGGATATACAATAGCTCATTTAGCTAATAGCATGGATGAAGTTGTAATCGTAGGCTGTATGCCAACTTTATCAGTAGGAGAGAGTATAGAGGTTGAAGGTAAATGGGTTAATCATAAAACTTATGGAACTCAATTTGAGGTTAGTAAGTTTATGCCAGTTACACCAACTTCTGTGGAAGGAATATATTCTTACTTAGCATCAGGAATGATACATGGTATAGGAGAAAAAATGGCTAAGAGAATTATTGATAAGTTTGGTGTGAATACCTTAGATATAATACAAAAAAATCCAGAACGTTTAGAAGAAGTTGAGGGTATAGGCGGTAAAAAATTAAAACAAATAGTAAAAAGCTACGAAGAAAACCGAGAGCTTAGAAATATTATAATAGAGCTATCTCCATATGGTATAACTCCTAATTATTGCTTGAAAATATATAAAAAGTATAAAAATAAATCTATTGATATTATAAATAAAAATCCATATAGATTAGCAGAAGATATAAGAGGTATTGGCTTTAAGATAGCAGATGAAATAGCAAGTAAGATAGGGATAGATAAGTATTCAGATGATAGAATATGTCAAGGAATACTATATGCCTTGAATCAGTCTTTAAGCAGCGGACATACATATTTGCCAAAGGGACTTTTAATACAAGAGTCTAGAAAAATATTAGATGTAGATGAGTCTATGATAGATAACTGTATAATGTCTTTAGCATACGATCAAAAGATTCATATAGAACTAATGAATAATCAGCAGTTAATCTATCTTATGCCATATTACATGTCAGAAAATGGTGTTTGCAAACAAATAATAAAGCTATCTCAATGTGAATTTGATGACCTAAATATAAATATTGATGAAGAAATTAGATATATAGAAGAAGAGGAAAATATAAAATTAGCTAAAAATCAAATTTTAGCTGTGAAAGAAGCTATAAATACAGGTGTATTAGTAGTTACGGGAGGGCCTGGTACTGGAAAAACAACAACAATAAATACTATTATTAAAGTATTCGAAAATAACAAAAAAAAGGTTGTTTTAGCAGCTCCTACAGGTCGTGCAGCTAAAAGGATGAGTGAAACATCTCAAAGAGAAGCTAAGACAATACATAGATTACTAGAAATGGGATTTGCAACAGATAGTGATGATTTAATGTTTTTAAAAAATGAAGAAGACCCTATAAATGCTGATGTTGTTATTTTGGATGAAGTATCTATGGTAGATATATTATTGATGTATAGTTTACTTAGAGCAATAAAGCCAGGAACAAGGGTTATATTAGTAGGAGATAGTGATCAGTTGCCTTCTGTTGGAGCTGGAAATGTTTTAAAAGATATAATTGATTCTGATGTAATAAATGTAGTTAAATTAAATGAAATTTTTAGACAAGCTCAAGAAAGTATGATAGTAGTAAATGCCCATAAGATTAATAAAGGAGAGCCATTATATTTAAATGTTAAAGGTAAAGACTTCTTTTTTATAAGGAAAAATACTAACGAAGAAATATTAGAAGAAATAGTTGAAATTGTAAGTAAAAGATTACCTAATTTTTACAAGTTTGATAAAATGAAGGATATTCAAGTGCTTGCATCTATGAGAAAAGGAGATGTAGGAGTAACGAATCTTAATATGGCTCTACAGAAAAGTCTAAATAAACCAGAAAAATTTAAAGTTGAAGAAAATTTTGCTAAGAGAACTTTTAGAGTTGGTGATAAAGTTATGCAAATTAAAAACAACTACACTAAAAAATGGGAAAGTGAAGATAGAAGAGATAGTGGAGAAGGTATATATAATGGAGATATTGGATATATATACCATATAGATAAAGAAAATAAAAAAGTATATGTTCTATTTGATCAAATTAAAATAGTTGAATATACTTATGATGAGCTAGATGAATTAGATCATAGTTTTTGTACAACCATACATAAGAGTCAAGGGAGTGAATTTCCTGCAGTAGTTATACCTATAACTTGGGCTCCGCCTATGTTATTAAGTAGAAATCTATTATATACAGCAGTAACTAGAGCTAAAAAATTAGTTGTGCTAGTTGGAGATGTTAAGTATTTAGAGTACATGATAAAAAATAATAGAACTAATGATAGATATTCTAATTTATCTAATAAATTAAATAAATTTAAACAAGAGGGGCTGTTATTAAAATAA
- the hpf gene encoding ribosome hibernation-promoting factor, HPF/YfiA family, translating to MNIIISGKQMDLTEAIKGAIEDKIGKLDYYLHPETEVKVTVSAKKARHTIEVTIIPISGPIIRAEDSEENLYAAIDIVYDKLNKQLRKYKKRLQDRHKSNESIRFEVVDIDVDEDFEDDQENLDIVIKRSKKFDMKPMSPEEAVLQMELIEHEFYMFRNIDTNEIAIVYKRKNGGYGMIEHE from the coding sequence ATGAATATAATAATATCTGGTAAACAAATGGATTTAACTGAAGCAATAAAAGGTGCCATTGAGGATAAAATAGGAAAATTAGATTATTACCTTCATCCAGAAACTGAAGTAAAAGTTACAGTAAGTGCTAAAAAAGCTCGCCATACAATAGAAGTAACAATAATCCCTATAAGTGGGCCTATTATAAGAGCTGAAGATAGTGAAGAAAATTTATATGCTGCAATTGATATTGTTTATGATAAATTGAATAAGCAATTAAGAAAATATAAAAAGAGACTACAAGATAGACATAAATCTAATGAAAGCATAAGATTTGAAGTTGTAGATATAGATGTAGATGAGGATTTTGAAGATGATCAAGAAAATTTAGATATAGTTATAAAAAGAAGTAAAAAATTTGATATGAAACCAATGAGTCCAGAGGAAGCCGTATTACAAATGGAATTAATAGAACATGAATTTTATATGTTCAGAAATATAGATACTAATGAAATTGCTATAGTTTATAAACGTAAAAATGGTGGATATGGAATGATAGAGCATGAATAA
- a CDS encoding ComF family protein — protein sequence MYWHQIFNLFLDFIYPENISCILCDKPIKITNTYSLCKDCFKELHFIKDGCIKCGKPIIYHSLEKQDIEGCSYCFNKSFYFDKSISCIEYNDISKQLILGLKYKNKTYISKYISNIIKEKLELENIKFDYITFVPLHRKRLRKRGFNQSEKIAKYLSKEINVPISDCIYRKENTKKLYSLTKKERELELKNAFRLNENIINIKNKDILLIDDIFTTGATSNEISKILKLNEVRKVYVMTLLTKSNDRYVKVEN from the coding sequence ATGTATTGGCATCAAATATTTAATTTATTTTTAGATTTTATTTATCCAGAAAATATAAGTTGTATTTTATGCGATAAACCAATAAAAATTACTAATACGTATTCTTTATGTAAGGATTGTTTTAAAGAATTACATTTTATAAAAGATGGTTGTATAAAATGCGGAAAACCAATAATATATCACTCTTTGGAAAAACAAGATATAGAAGGATGTAGTTATTGCTTTAATAAAAGTTTCTATTTTGATAAATCAATATCCTGTATAGAATATAATGATATAAGTAAACAACTAATTTTAGGATTAAAATATAAAAATAAAACGTATATTTCAAAGTATATATCTAATATAATCAAAGAAAAATTAGAATTAGAAAATATTAAATTTGATTATATAACTTTTGTACCATTACATAGAAAAAGATTAAGAAAAAGAGGATTTAATCAGTCAGAAAAAATAGCCAAGTATTTAAGTAAAGAAATAAACGTACCTATTTCAGATTGCATTTATAGAAAAGAAAATACAAAAAAATTATATAGCTTAACAAAAAAAGAAAGAGAATTAGAGTTGAAAAATGCATTTCGTTTAAATGAAAATATAATAAATATAAAAAATAAAGATATATTGCTCATAGATGATATTTTTACAACAGGAGCTACATCAAATGAGATATCAAAGATTTTAAAATTAAATGAAGTTAGAAAAGTATATGTAATGACTTTATTAACAAAAAGTAATGATAGGTATGTAAAGGTAGAAAATTAG
- the prfB gene encoding peptide chain release factor 2 (programmed frameshift): MLNIQEYRHSIDKMSSNLNEMRDSLDIASLLDKIEKNEVEMNKQEFWNDNEKAQKVIQENKALKDIVDEFNKLTERLEEIELLIEIGLEENDDSVCKEIESSISSLEKEIDNMRIKTLLSGEYDKNNAILSINAGTGGLDAQDWAQMLLRMYIRWGERKGYKVKLLDILSDPEAGIKSATLLIEGLNAYGYLKSEKGVHRIVRISPFDPSGKRHTSFASIDITPELDENVEVEINQSDLKIDTYRASGAGGQHVNTTDSAVRITHIPTGVVVQCQNERSQHMNKDRAMRMLMAKLIELKELEQKEKIEDIQGKYSQITWGSQIRSYVFQPYKMVKDHRTNAEMGNVDSVMDGNIDLFINEYLKMNKNKQ; encoded by the exons ATGTTAAACATACAAGAGTATAGACATAGTATAGACAAAATGTCTTCAAATCTAAATGAAATGAGGGACTCTCTT GACATTGCTTCATTGTTAGATAAAATTGAAAAAAATGAAGTTGAAATGAATAAACAAGAGTTTTGGAATGATAATGAAAAAGCTCAAAAAGTTATACAAGAGAATAAGGCTCTTAAAGATATAGTAGATGAGTTTAATAAACTTACTGAAAGATTAGAAGAAATAGAATTATTAATAGAAATTGGATTAGAAGAAAATGATGATTCCGTATGTAAAGAAATAGAAAGTAGTATAAGTAGTCTTGAAAAAGAGATAGATAATATGAGAATAAAAACTCTTCTAAGTGGTGAGTATGATAAAAATAATGCAATACTATCTATAAATGCAGGTACAGGAGGATTAGATGCTCAAGATTGGGCTCAGATGCTTCTTAGAATGTATATAAGATGGGGCGAAAGAAAAGGATATAAGGTAAAACTTTTAGATATACTTTCAGACCCAGAAGCTGGTATAAAAAGTGCTACTTTATTAATTGAAGGATTAAATGCTTATGGATACTTAAAAAGTGAAAAAGGTGTTCACCGTATAGTTAGAATATCTCCTTTTGATCCATCGGGAAAAAGACATACGTCTTTTGCATCTATAGATATTACACCAGAACTTGATGAGAATGTAGAAGTGGAAATAAATCAAAGTGACTTAAAAATAGATACTTATAGAGCTTCTGGTGCTGGTGGTCAGCATGTAAATACTACAGACTCAGCTGTAAGAATAACCCATATTCCAACTGGAGTTGTAGTTCAATGCCAAAATGAAAGATCACAGCATATGAATAAAGATAGAGCTATGAGAATGCTTATGGCAAAGCTTATAGAACTAAAAGAATTAGAGCAAAAAGAAAAAATAGAAGATATACAAGGTAAATATTCCCAAATAACTTGGGGCAGCCAAATAAGATCTTATGTATTCCAACCATATAAGATGGTAAAAGATCATAGAACTAATGCAGAAATGGGAAATGTCGATAGTGTTATGGATGGAAATATAGATTTATTTATAAACGAATATCTTAAAATGAATAAAAACAAACAATAA
- the metK gene encoding methionine adenosyltransferase — protein MARHLFTSESVTEGHPDKICDQISDAILDALLEKDPLSRVACETTVTTGLVLVAGEITTSAYVDIPKLVRHTVEEIGYTRAKFGFDCNTCAVITSIDEQSRDIAMGVDEALENKSGEITEDEIENVGAGDQGIMFGFACNETEELMPLPISLAHKLSRRLTEVRKSGLLNYLRPDGKTQVTVEYDGNKAVRVHTVLISTQHSEDVDNDTIRKDLIEHVIKYVIPAELLDEETMIYINPTGRFVIGGPQGDTGLTGRKIIIDTYGGYSRHGGGAFSGKDPTKVDRSAAYAARYVAKNIVAAGLADKCEIELAYAIGVARPLSIFIDTFGTGKVSEEKLVELVNKNFDLRPGAIIRDLDLRKPIYKQVAAYGHFGRTDLDLPWERTDKAEALKAQALV, from the coding sequence ATGGCAAGACATTTATTTACATCAGAATCAGTTACAGAAGGACATCCAGATAAAATATGTGATCAAATATCAGATGCAATACTAGATGCATTATTAGAAAAAGATCCACTATCAAGAGTAGCTTGCGAAACAACAGTTACAACTGGATTAGTTTTAGTGGCAGGAGAAATAACAACATCAGCATATGTTGATATTCCTAAATTAGTTAGACATACAGTAGAAGAAATTGGATATACAAGAGCCAAGTTCGGATTTGACTGCAACACTTGTGCTGTAATAACATCTATAGATGAGCAATCAAGAGATATTGCTATGGGTGTTGATGAAGCTTTAGAAAATAAATCAGGAGAAATTACTGAAGATGAAATAGAAAATGTAGGAGCAGGGGATCAAGGTATAATGTTTGGTTTTGCATGTAATGAAACTGAAGAATTAATGCCTCTACCAATATCATTAGCACATAAATTATCTAGAAGACTTACTGAAGTTAGAAAATCAGGCTTATTAAATTACTTAAGACCAGACGGAAAAACACAAGTAACAGTTGAATACGATGGAAATAAGGCTGTAAGAGTGCATACAGTACTTATATCAACTCAACACTCTGAAGATGTGGACAATGATACAATAAGAAAGGATTTAATAGAACATGTAATCAAGTATGTTATACCAGCTGAATTACTTGATGAAGAAACTATGATATATATAAATCCAACAGGAAGATTTGTCATAGGAGGGCCACAAGGGGATACAGGCCTTACTGGAAGAAAAATAATAATAGATACTTACGGAGGATACTCTAGACATGGTGGAGGAGCATTCTCAGGAAAGGATCCAACTAAAGTTGATAGATCTGCTGCTTATGCTGCAAGATATGTTGCTAAAAATATAGTTGCTGCAGGTCTTGCAGACAAGTGTGAAATAGAATTAGCTTATGCTATAGGTGTAGCTAGACCATTATCAATATTCATAGATACTTTTGGGACTGGAAAAGTTTCAGAAGAGAAATTAGTTGAATTAGTAAATAAAAACTTTGACTTAAGACCAGGTGCAATAATAAGAGACTTAGACTTAAGAAAGCCAATATATAAGCAAGTTGCTGCTTATGGACATTTTGGAAGAACTGATTTAGATTTACCATGGGAAAGAACTGATAAGGCAGAAGCATTAAAAGCTCAAGCTTTAGTTTAA
- the secA gene encoding preprotein translocase subunit SecA, whose protein sequence is MGFLDNLFNMADKRELKNFNKIVDKIDQLEPKFEAMSDQELKDMTNIFRNRLEEGETIDDILPEAFAVVREASRRVLGLRHYRVQLIGGIVLHQGRIAEMKTGEGKTLVATAPVYLNALTGKGVHVVTVNDYLAKRDKEQMGKVYEFLGLTVGVIVHGQNPTVRKAQYECDITYGTNNEYGFDYLKDNMVIHKEQRVQRPLNYAIVDEVDSILIDEARTPLIISGPGDKSTHLYSDANTFVLTLREGDYELDEKQKAVSLTESGIQKAEVYFNVENITDISHTELYHHINQALKAHAIMKRDVDYVCKDGEIVIVDEFTGRLMFGRRYSEGLHQAIEAKEGLRIQRESKTLATITFQNYFRMYNKLSGMTGTAKTEEEEFKAIYKMDVVQIPTNKGIQREDLADSVYKNEKGKFNAVAEDIIERHKKKQPVLVGTVSIEKSELLSQLLKKRGIKHEVLNAKHHDKEAEIIAQAGRLGAVTIATNMAGRGTDIVLGGNPVFLTKKEMKRLGYTDEVINKVDSPLEIQRTEENEELFKARSEYENLYNKFKLESEAEQQEVLQAGGLAIIGTERHESRRIDNQLRGRAGRQGDPGSSRFYIALDDDLMRLFGSERIQGVVEKIGLEEDMPIEHKMLTKSIETAQKKVEGKNFGIRKHVLQYDDVMNKQREIIYAERSRVLEGENLDEQIQAMIRSIIEESVAIATNENGVDEEVFKAHLYSIFMPKGSIEIENFAKLSKEELVERVYDIAHKIYSAKEEQIGSERMREVERVILLQSVDSHWIDHIDAMDQLRQGIGLRAIGQQDPVVAYKMEGFDMFDDMTKHIQEDTVRYLFNITIEQPVERKQVIDVDHLSSSASDEPENKTVKKEDHTGRNDLCPCGSGKKYKKCCGR, encoded by the coding sequence ATGGGTTTTTTAGATAATTTATTTAATATGGCTGATAAAAGAGAATTAAAGAATTTTAATAAGATAGTTGATAAAATAGATCAACTTGAACCTAAATTTGAAGCAATGTCAGATCAAGAGCTTAAGGATATGACTAATATATTTAGAAATAGGTTAGAAGAAGGAGAAACAATAGATGATATATTACCAGAAGCATTTGCAGTGGTAAGAGAAGCATCTAGGAGAGTATTAGGATTAAGACATTATAGGGTACAACTTATAGGTGGTATAGTTCTTCATCAAGGAAGAATAGCGGAAATGAAGACTGGGGAAGGTAAAACCTTAGTTGCAACAGCACCAGTTTATTTAAATGCTCTTACAGGGAAAGGTGTGCATGTAGTTACTGTAAATGACTACCTAGCAAAGCGTGATAAAGAGCAAATGGGGAAAGTTTATGAATTTTTAGGACTTACTGTAGGGGTAATAGTTCACGGTCAAAATCCAACTGTTAGAAAAGCTCAGTATGAGTGTGATATAACTTATGGTACAAATAATGAATACGGGTTCGATTACTTAAAAGATAATATGGTAATACATAAAGAACAAAGAGTTCAAAGACCTTTAAACTATGCAATAGTTGATGAGGTTGACTCAATACTTATAGACGAAGCAAGAACTCCTCTTATAATATCAGGACCTGGGGATAAATCAACTCATTTATACTCAGATGCTAATACTTTTGTATTGACTTTAAGAGAAGGTGATTATGAATTAGATGAAAAGCAAAAAGCTGTATCTTTAACAGAATCGGGAATACAAAAAGCAGAAGTATATTTTAATGTTGAAAATATAACGGATATATCTCATACAGAATTATATCATCATATAAATCAAGCATTAAAAGCTCATGCTATAATGAAGCGTGATGTTGACTATGTATGTAAAGATGGAGAAATAGTTATAGTTGATGAATTCACAGGAAGACTTATGTTTGGTAGAAGATATTCGGAAGGATTACATCAAGCAATAGAGGCAAAAGAAGGATTAAGAATACAAAGAGAATCTAAAACATTAGCTACTATAACATTCCAAAACTATTTCAGAATGTACAATAAGTTATCGGGAATGACTGGAACTGCAAAAACAGAAGAAGAAGAATTTAAAGCTATATACAAAATGGATGTTGTACAAATTCCAACTAATAAAGGTATACAAAGAGAAGATTTAGCAGATTCTGTTTATAAAAATGAAAAAGGAAAGTTTAACGCAGTAGCTGAAGATATAATAGAAAGACATAAAAAGAAACAACCAGTGTTAGTAGGTACTGTATCTATAGAAAAATCAGAGTTATTATCTCAACTTTTAAAGAAAAGAGGAATAAAGCATGAAGTATTAAATGCTAAGCATCATGACAAAGAAGCTGAAATAATAGCACAAGCCGGTAGATTAGGGGCAGTTACTATAGCTACAAATATGGCAGGTCGTGGTACAGATATAGTTTTAGGTGGTAACCCTGTATTCTTAACTAAAAAAGAAATGAAAAGACTAGGATATACTGATGAAGTAATAAATAAAGTTGATTCACCTTTAGAAATTCAAAGAACAGAAGAGAATGAAGAGTTATTTAAAGCAAGAAGTGAATATGAAAACTTATATAATAAATTTAAATTAGAGTCAGAAGCTGAGCAACAAGAAGTTCTACAGGCTGGAGGTTTAGCTATAATAGGTACAGAGAGACATGAATCTCGTAGAATAGATAACCAGCTAAGAGGTCGTGCAGGACGTCAAGGAGACCCAGGTAGCTCAAGATTCTACATAGCATTAGATGATGATCTTATGAGATTATTCGGAAGCGAAAGAATACAAGGTGTGGTTGAAAAAATTGGCCTTGAAGAAGATATGCCAATAGAACATAAGATGTTAACAAAGTCTATAGAAACTGCTCAAAAGAAAGTAGAAGGAAAGAACTTTGGTATAAGAAAACATGTTCTTCAATATGATGATGTTATGAATAAGCAAAGAGAAATAATATACGCTGAAAGAAGTCGTGTATTAGAAGGTGAGAATTTAGATGAACAAATTCAAGCTATGATAAGATCTATAATTGAAGAATCTGTAGCTATAGCTACAAATGAAAATGGAGTAGATGAAGAAGTATTCAAAGCACATTTATATTCTATATTTATGCCAAAAGGAAGTATAGAAATAGAGAATTTTGCAAAACTTTCTAAAGAAGAGCTTGTAGAAAGGGTTTATGATATAGCTCATAAAATTTACTCAGCTAAAGAAGAACAAATTGGTTCAGAAAGAATGAGAGAGGTTGAAAGAGTTATACTTCTTCAATCTGTTGACAGTCATTGGATTGATCATATAGATGCAATGGATCAATTACGTCAAGGTATAGGACTTCGTGCTATAGGACAACAAGACCCTGTTGTTGCGTATAAAATGGAAGGTTTTGATATGTTTGATGATATGACTAAGCATATACAAGAAGATACAGTTAGATACTTATTTAATATAACTATAGAGCAACCTGTTGAAAGAAAACAAGTTATAGATGTAGATCATTTATCTTCAAGTGCAAGTGATGAGCCAGAAAATAAAACAGTTAAAAAAGAAGATCACACAGGAAGAAATGACTTATGCCCATGTGGAAGTGGTAAGAAGTATAAAAAATGTTGTGGAAGATAA